A section of the Paenibacillus aurantius genome encodes:
- a CDS encoding alpha/beta-type small acid-soluble spore protein, whose translation MGSGQSSNVLVVPQARQSLEQMKYEVAQSLGIQIPQDGYYGNMATRDTGAIGGHITRRLVEIAEQQLAGQFGQRF comes from the coding sequence ATGGGAAGCGGACAATCCAGCAACGTTCTGGTCGTACCACAAGCCAGACAATCTTTGGAGCAAATGAAGTATGAAGTAGCCCAATCCTTGGGTATTCAAATTCCTCAAGACGGCTACTACGGAAACATGGCAACTCGCGACACCGGAGCTATCGGGGGACACATTACCCGCCGTCTGGTGGAAATCGCCGAGCAGCAGCTGGCCGGCCAATTCGGTCAACGTTTCTAG
- a CDS encoding Gfo/Idh/MocA family protein: protein MTKPFRIIQAGCGGMANTWVEYALAREDAELVALVDLQEASARAMAERHGLTCPWFSDVEEAIRQTGANLVFDVTIPAAHKNITTASLRAGCDVLGEKPMAESMEDAEDMAREAGRAGRMYAVMQNRRYLKEIRAYRELVAGGVIGQTGFVTANFFLGPHFGGFREAMESPLLLDMSIHTFDQARLIIGSDPVSVYCHEFNPPGSWYAGNAAAACIFEFANGTVFTYNGSWCAEGAPTSWEASWRAVGSKGTAIWDGAAPYAEIVKPRPDGSFTSGLERFEAPFTWEGREGHKGCLDEMFAALLEGRPAETVCTDNLHSMAMVFGARESARTGQKVLLRR, encoded by the coding sequence ATGACCAAACCATTCCGAATCATTCAGGCTGGCTGCGGAGGCATGGCCAACACTTGGGTGGAATACGCCCTTGCCCGTGAGGATGCGGAGCTTGTGGCGCTGGTGGATCTGCAGGAGGCCTCGGCCCGTGCTATGGCGGAGCGCCATGGGCTGACCTGCCCCTGGTTCTCCGATGTCGAGGAGGCGATCCGGCAGACGGGCGCCAATCTGGTGTTCGACGTGACGATTCCGGCCGCTCATAAAAACATCACCACCGCATCCCTCCGGGCCGGATGCGATGTGCTGGGCGAGAAGCCGATGGCCGAGTCGATGGAGGATGCCGAGGACATGGCAAGGGAAGCCGGGCGGGCCGGGCGGATGTACGCGGTGATGCAGAACCGCCGCTACCTGAAGGAAATTCGGGCATACCGGGAGCTCGTCGCGGGAGGCGTCATCGGCCAGACCGGCTTCGTCACGGCGAACTTCTTCCTCGGGCCGCATTTCGGAGGGTTCCGCGAAGCGATGGAAAGCCCGCTTCTTCTCGACATGTCGATTCACACCTTCGACCAGGCCCGCCTGATTATCGGATCGGACCCGGTTTCGGTGTACTGCCACGAATTCAACCCTCCCGGGTCGTGGTATGCGGGGAACGCGGCGGCGGCCTGTATCTTCGAGTTCGCGAACGGAACGGTGTTCACGTACAATGGTTCCTGGTGCGCGGAAGGGGCTCCCACCTCCTGGGAGGCCTCCTGGAGAGCCGTGGGGAGCAAAGGCACCGCCATCTGGGATGGTGCCGCTCCCTATGCCGAAATCGTGAAGCCCCGCCCGGATGGCTCGTTCACGAGTGGGCTGGAACGGTTCGAGGCTCCCTTCACCTGGGAAGGCCGCGAGGGCCACAAGGGCTGCCTCGACGAAATGTTCGCCGCCCTGCTCGAAGGACGGCCCGCCGAAACGGTCTGCACGGATAACCTGCACAGCATGGCCATGGTGTTCGGTGCCCGGGAAAGCGCCCGGACGGGCCAAAAGGTTCTTCTGCGCCGCTGA